Proteins encoded in a region of the Corynebacterium breve genome:
- a CDS encoding MauE/DoxX family redox-associated membrane protein — protein sequence MESNSSQNAGSEVFLDEKPETNPETKKDRILDIIAALCRFILGGAWVYAGATKLGNHMVMTQTIEAYEIFTPYWSNILAQLIGPLEIAGGLLLLAGLWIRPAGIVSLVVLALFMIGISQAWSRGLVIDCGCFNPAQSEGGMDYLLTLLRDAVYVVMTAFMIYRPFKRWAIYP from the coding sequence ATGGAAAGTAACAGTAGCCAGAACGCTGGATCTGAAGTCTTCTTGGATGAGAAACCGGAGACGAATCCGGAGACCAAGAAGGATCGAATCCTCGACATTATCGCGGCGCTGTGCCGGTTTATCCTCGGTGGTGCGTGGGTTTATGCAGGCGCGACCAAGCTGGGCAACCACATGGTGATGACCCAGACGATCGAAGCCTATGAGATTTTCACCCCGTATTGGTCGAACATCCTGGCCCAGCTCATCGGGCCACTCGAAATCGCCGGTGGTCTCTTGTTGCTGGCAGGTTTGTGGATTCGCCCAGCAGGGATCGTGTCACTAGTCGTGCTGGCGCTATTTATGATCGGAATCAGCCAAGCGTGGTCGCGCGGACTCGTGATCGACTGTGGTTGCTTCAACCCAGCGCAATCCGAAGGCGGTATGGATTACCTCTTAACGCTACTGCGTGACGCGGTGTACGTGGTGATGACGGCGTTCATGATCTATCGCCCCTTCAAGCGGTGGGCGATTTACCCTTAA
- a CDS encoding DsbA family protein has product MSKKVQNPNQSSSAGFIWAIVAVVVIAAVVIGIFVYNSRSEKAEALAENMTPVEGVAMEYNKEEGTIHLIAEDGAEDLPSGSVFEDFSCVYCAELSQATDADMLEKIQEGKLQAEIRPLNFLDRGSEGNSTKILAAALAIADSGDAEAYWNFRDTMMAQQAEVYNKWSNEEFADLAKNFGVESKTVDAIINGDYLEEAKSVGQVNYDFLDRETGSVSSPRVLVDGEDLEGEKMQNWVNETALP; this is encoded by the coding sequence ATGAGCAAGAAGGTTCAAAACCCGAATCAGAGCAGCAGCGCTGGCTTTATTTGGGCAATCGTTGCTGTCGTTGTAATCGCGGCAGTGGTTATCGGCATCTTCGTCTACAACAGCCGGAGTGAGAAAGCGGAAGCGCTAGCCGAGAACATGACGCCCGTCGAGGGCGTTGCGATGGAATACAACAAGGAAGAGGGCACCATCCACCTCATCGCAGAAGATGGTGCGGAGGATTTGCCTTCCGGTTCGGTTTTCGAAGACTTCTCCTGTGTTTATTGTGCTGAACTCTCTCAAGCAACCGACGCGGACATGCTTGAGAAGATCCAGGAAGGAAAGTTGCAGGCCGAGATCCGCCCCCTGAACTTCCTGGACCGCGGCTCCGAGGGTAACTCGACCAAGATTCTGGCTGCGGCGCTCGCGATCGCTGATTCCGGCGACGCGGAGGCTTACTGGAACTTCCGCGACACCATGATGGCGCAGCAGGCAGAGGTCTACAACAAGTGGTCCAATGAGGAGTTCGCTGACCTTGCTAAGAACTTCGGCGTCGAAAGCAAGACTGTCGACGCTATCATCAACGGCGATTACCTCGAAGAAGCCAAGTCCGTTGGCCAGGTCAACTACGACTTCTTGGATAGGGAGACCGGTTCGGTTTCCTCCCCACGTGTTCTCGTCGATGGTGAGGATCTTGAAGGCGAGAAGATGCAGAACTGGGTTAACGAGACTGCACTGCCGTAA